From Candidatus Nanohalococcus occultus:
CGTCGGTTGTAGGAGATAGAACCGTCTCGAAATGATGATCAAGGTTGTAGTACTGTACGACGAACTCTGTGGTCATCAACGGTGCGTTGCTGACAACGGCTTTCGGCTGATCGATCTGGTCAAGTACTTTTTCGGCCGCAGGGTATAGACTTATCTCTCCGTCCTTCAAGCGCTGGATTTTTCGTTCAGCGACTTTCCTCTCTAGGCTCTGTAAATCCTCCCAGGTCAGACCGTGGTTCTGTAGCATTCTGTTTAGATCAGAGGGTTTTTGCGCTAGAATGATGTCTTTCAGATCCTCTGCGGTCAGCTCGATCCCTCTTTCTCTCATAAGTTTCTGTCTTAGCCTGTCAGCCCAGGCGAATCCGTCTTCCATGGAGTCGATGAGAACTCCGTCCTTGTCGAAAATCACTGCGTCGTACTTCATTCCGAAAGTACAATTCCAGGAACATCTTTTAACGTCTGTCGCTCGTAGGTCGGCTCAGCCTCGATACTCCAGTCGTGCCGGTTCACCCAGTAACTATCCATCTCCGCGGCAATAGCTGCCTCAACATCGGATTCATGATCGCCAATGTACAGGAACGGATCCCGTTTTAACTCGGCCCTCGCAAAGTTCAAGTGATCCGGATGAGGTTTCTTGTCCGAAAGATCCTCGAAGTCCTCGATCCCACGGTAGAAATCAAAGTATTTTTTCAGATCGAAGTACTCAATGGTCTCCTTGATAGCCATCTCAGGGGCGTTACTGATAATCCCTAGCTTGACCTCCTGTTCATGGAGATTTTCTATAACCTCTCGGACATCATCGAAAAGCACGAACTCTTCGGTTTTAATTCTTTTAGCACGTTCTTTTGAGGTTTCCTCGGCCATACCGGTCCAGATAGTTTCAGCGTCCACACCGAAATCGTTACAGGCATCAACACATTTTTTCACGCCTTCAACTCCCAGAAACTCCTTTAACTTCTTACGGGAAAGCCCGCTGGCATCCACGCCGTTTCTCTCCAAAACTCTGCGAGCAGCATCATACTGCCAGCTCATATTATCGCCCTCGTAGTTGAGGATCACTCCGTCCATGTCAAAAACAACCGATTCGTACTTCATACCTAGAAAACAGGTCTCCGGGTTTAAACCGGTTGGAGTTATTAAACAGTTGCCACGGAAAAACAGGATACCAAAGCCGGGATGGCGGAGTCTGGCCGAACGCGGTAGATTCGAAATCTACTGACCTGTGATGGGTCTCCAGGGTTCAAATCCCTGTCCCGGCGTATTCCTCAAATATTCAGGATTTGATGCGAGAAGCACTCTACGACTGCTTCGGGTTCAAATCCCTGTCCCGGCGAAACTTTCCGGCTAAGTTTCATCAAGCCTAAGCCGCATAAAAGCGGCTCTCAGCCACATTTTCTGTAGTGGTTATAATCGTTCAATTCTAAAATACTCCGATCTAAATTTAGCTTAGATGTCGGCAAGTATAGAGGACGAAAAACAGCTGAAGAACGTGATAGAGTCGCGGGATCTAGAGTTCAGCGACCATGCTGAGATAAAGCTGAAAACTCGTTCCAATGTATCATCGGAGCTGGTTAGCCGGTTTTTAGAGGATTTTTCCAGGCTTGATTCATTCGAGTTTCAGCCCAGCGAGTACGGCGGCGAGAAATATTCGCTGGTATTTGATAAGTCCTCCACATATTACCTCCATATAGTTCTATCGGTGTATAGTGACAAGATCGTAGTGGTTACAGCATATCAAGCAAATAAAAATAATCAAGATAAAGACAACTTACACTCCTACAGGCGATCCTAAAATGGATAAGATAATCAGATATGATTCCAAGGAAGACGTCCTATTCTACAACGAAGGGCGTAAAAGTAAGTACTCCGTCCAGGTAGGCGATTTTGTCTTGGATGTAGCAAATGGCTCGGTTGTAGGCATGGAAGTGATGAATGCTACTGAGAACATATCGTTCCAGACAAGCGATGAGATCGCTGCTGAAGACTTGGAAAAGATCATCGATGCGTCTATATCGGTCCGGTCTGGGAAAAACGAGGTCTTCATCGCTTTGATTTTCACTTTACAGAGAGACGGCAAGGAGATACAGCAGAAACTTACACTGAATCTCGATAAAGAGGCAGTCGAGGCTTGAAGGCTCCATCTGAACTGTTTTTCAAACTCAGAGAATACGTTCTAACTACTCGACTCTGGATTTTACTCGTAGCAGTTAATCTTGTTGGCACGGCTTACGGCTTCTATTTTTACGGCGATCAGCTCCGAGAAACATCCGTTCTGCTCTGGATTTTTGTAGCGGACTCGCCGCTTTCAACCCTTGGAATCGCAGCCGCAGTAACCCTGCGTAAAATCGGGAGGCAAAACAAGTACGTCGATGCTTATGCCTTTCTAGCGAATCTAAAATACGGCTTGTGGACTGCCATAGTTCTTTTGATCTACTTCCGGGGCTTTACCTCGATTAACTCGACGGGAATGTATCTGTTTCTCTTTTTCTCCCATCTTGGGATGGCTGTACAGGCGTTTTTGATCGAAGACATCGATCTAAAGGCTTTGGCTGGCGTCGGAGGGTTTTTCATCGTCAACGATTTCTTTGATTATGTCTTTGGCGTTCATCCGTTCATTCCGTCGGACAATATAGTTTATGCGGGACTAACAGCAGTTTCCTTGACGTTAATCGGTCTTCTAGTTGCTTGGAAGAATAAAGACGGAAAATAAAATGTTGTGAATATGTGAGACTTTCTTACATCGGAGGCATTCCGTCGTCGTCTGGACCGCCCATTCCTCCGCCGGGTCCGCCGCCCATCATGTCTCCTTCGTCCATCATTCCGCCGCCCATCGAATCAGTTTCCTTCATATCGTCCATGAGGTCTCTGATCTCGTTGATCTTCTTGTTCAGCGATGACTCGGAGTCAGGGTCCTGTAGTTCGTTCCGGAGCTGTTTTACCTTTGTTTCAAGCTCTCGGGCTGTTTTCCCGGTGCTTCCGTATGTTTCAAGCATCATTTCAGCAGAGTCCAGTACTGCCTCGGCTTCCTCTTTCTTATCAGCGAGTGACATATTCACCACCAGAAACTCCAGCGTTTTTAAACTCTTCGGTGGTACTACAGTCTTCTTCCACGTGAGGCCTCAGGGCTGTAAGCACGCGGCAGCTGCTCGGAGTAGTAATCGGAAAGAGTCTGGTTGAAGCTGTCGCCGAGTATTATGAACATTCGATCGCCCTGGCTGATCTCAGCTTCTATCGAGGCGCTTCTCTCACCGTTCAGCCAGACGGTTCCGTTCCCACACTGGGAGATGTTTTTCGCGTTCACACAGAGTTTCTCTCCCTGGCTGACTGTGACGTCTATGCTGGTCAGAAAGTCTTTCCAGGTAACGCCGGTTGCGTGTTTGTGTACTATATTTGAGTTATTGTTCTCCAGGTGGACGTAGTCTTCCTCGAGCTGTTTGTCAAGAAAGCTTAGCTCGGAGCCGTTTACAACCATGTAGAAAAGAGCGTGTTCATGTGTTGTTCCGAACTCGAAGTCTCCAGAGCTTTCGTGGCTGTGATCTGTATGGTTGTCCTCTAAGTTATTTTGTTCGGGAAACATGTTGGATGCGCTGGCTCGCAAATCATCGTTTAACGCCAAACCTGCTCCTCCTAGGACCGATGCGATCAGTATCGAGGCGGTAAGCAGGTTTTTCATCTTTAGTATAAGTTAATAGAAAAGGGTTTGGAGAGAGGGATTTACTCCTCGATCTCTCCGAAGGCGAACTTCCGTCCAACGGATGTAATCTCGACGTCGTACTTTTCGCCGACTTCTCCGCCAGGTACGAAGACTACGAATCCTTCAACGCGAGCAATACCATCGCCCTTGGATCCTAGGTCTTCGATCTCTAGTTCGACTGTCTCTCCTTCTTCTACAGGCTTATCGTAATCGTTGTCGTCGCCTGAATCATCGGAGTTGTCTTCGAAATCGTCGGATTCTTGCTGTGGCTCGTCGTCGAAGCCATCTTCTTCCTCGAATCCGTCTTCTTCGTCGAACTCTACTTCATCTTGGGTTTCGTCTTCGAAGTCATCTTCGAAATCCTGTTCAAAATCGTCTTCAAAATCATCTGTCATTGTGATAAGACACCTTTAAGCTGTAAATTCGATAGAGTCTGCCAGCTTTAAATACCTCGCCTCCAGCTGTAATAAATCCATTTTACAAGTATAAACTATGCCGCAGCAAGGAGGACAGTGTCCGTTCTGCCAGCTCATCCAGAACCCGGATCAGCTGATGCTAGTCGGAGAGTCCGAAAACTTCTACGCATGGCTCGAAGTAAATCCGCGGGCCAAAGGTCACTCGATGATCGTACCTAAAGAACACAAGGAAAACGTATTAGAGTTTTCAAGCAAGGAGTGGACGGAAGCGTTCAATTTAACACGTGAGGTCGTAGAAAAAGCCAAGAAAGGCATAGGAGCTGACGGCGCATCGATAACAGTTAACATAGAGGAAGCAGGCGGCCAGATGCTGCCTCACGCATACATACAGGTATTCCCTCGTTTCCAGGGAGAGGAAACAGCAGGTACTCCGACGGGCGCGATCTTCCCGCAGCGTGATGAGCTTCAACAGCAGCTTGACTCGATCGCAAGCGACATGAACTCCGCATCGGTCGATATCGGCGGTGGAGAGGAGATCGAAGCCCATCCGGAAAGCCAGAGGTTCAAGGATCCGGAACCCGAGCCAGAACCGGATGACTCAGAGGACGAAGAACAGGAGGCTGAAGAGCCGGAGACTGAGCAGAAGGTTGTCGAAAAAGAAATCGAGGTTAAAGATGCCGGAGAGCTTTCGGAAGACGAGCTTGTCCAAGAATTAATCAACCGGCATGGCTCACGTGAAGGTTTTGTCAGCTCGGAGACTTTCGAGCAGATCATATCGGGGACAGGTTTCAGTCTGAAGAAGTCCTCGAACTACGAGAAAAAGAGCTTTGACTGGATCTGAACAGGTTTCTCTACTTTTGTCAGCTGAAAAGGGGCTGGCTAGATTCTTTTAACTTTCAGTCCACGCACATATGTTATGACTGAATACAATCCTCAACAGCTGGAAGAAAACGTCAAACAGTTCTGGGAAGAAAACGACGTAAAACAGAAAGTAAGAAACTCGACGGAAGGAAACGATCCTTTCTACCTTGTCGATGGCCCTCCATACCTGAACGGTGCGCCCCACGTTGGCCACATGCAGGGAAAGGTTCTGAAAGACGTTATGCTGCGTTTCAAGCAGATGCAGGGCTTTGACGTCTGGGATCAGGCAGGTTTCGATACCCATGGACTTCCCAACGAGCTTGCTACCGAGGAAGAACTCGGTGTTGAGGACAAAAACGAGATAGGGAAAAGCATTTCCGCAGCCGAATTTATCGAAAAATGTAAGGAACGGGCTACATCCGCACAAGACTTGTGGAAAGGGGTTATGGGGGATCTTGCGATCTGGCAGGACTTCGAGGATCCGTACATGACTTACGATCCGGAGTATATCGAAAGCGAGTGGTGGCTTGTCTCACAGGTCGAAGAACAAGACTTGCTTTACAAGGATCTGAAGCCTATTCACTGGTGTCCGAGATGTCAGACATCGCTTTCAGGGTACGAGGTCACCGACGCATACAAGGACGTCGAGGACTTAGCGGTTTACGTCAAGTTCCCGCTGGCCGGACGAGAGGAGAAAGTGGTTATCTGGACGACAACGCCTTGGACGATCCCGGCGAACATGGCTGTGTTCGTACATCCAAACATTAGATACGCGCGGGTTGAGCTAAACGGAGAGAAACTAATAATCGCAGAAGAGCTTGTCGGTGAGGTTCTCGGCAAGGCAGGTTACAGCGCTGAAGACTACGAGATACTTGATACGATGGTCGGAAGCGACCTCGAATCCATGAAGTACGAGCATCCGATGGTCGAGGAAGCACCGAAACAGAAAGAACTGGACGAAGAGAACAACGTACACCGGATCCATACCTCGGATTCGCTTGTAACCTTGGAAGACGGTACGGGACTGGTTCATGCCGCAACAGGACATGGACAGGAAGATTTCGAGGAAACCCGGCACCTGGATATACCGATCTTCTCACCGGTTGATAGGGAAGGAAAGTACACCGAAGAAGTTGAGGCGTACGAAGGAGAGTACGTACACGATGTAAATGAAAAGATAAGAGACAGACTGGATGAGAAAGGTCTTTTGCTCAACAGCGAGGGCTTCCAGCACGAGTACCCTCACTGCTGGCGTTGTAAAACTAAACTGGTCTACCGTGCGGCCGAACAGTGGTTTATCGAAAACAACGAAGTTAAAGAACGGATGCTGGAGGAAAACAAAGACGTTGACTGGATACCGGATGAAATCAAAAAACGGTTCTCGAACTTCGTCGAGGACTCACCGGACTGGTGTATCTCCAGACAGAATTACTGGGGTGTCCCGGTACCTATCTGGGAATGTAGCGAATGTGGAGATTACGAGGTAATCGGTTCCTTCGAACAACTGGAGGAGAAAGCTGGAGGACTACCGGAGGACTTCGATCCTCACAAACACCACGTCGATCCGATAACCTGGAGCTGTGAGTGCGGCGGAGAAAAACAGAGAGTCGAAGACATTCTCGATGTATGGTTTGATTCAGGTTCCGCGCCTTTCGCATCACTACATTATCCTTTCGACGAGGAGCCTTTCGAGTCGATGTTCCCGATGGATTTCATCACAGAGGCATCGGATCAGATCCGTGGATGGTTCTACTCTCTGATGTTCTGTGGAATCCTCGGATTTGATGAGGTGCCTTACGAGAAAGTTCTTTTCCAGGCACACGTCCTGGATGAGAAAGGAAAGAAGATGAGTAAATCCGTAGGAAACGTCGTCGATCCCGTAGAACAGATCGAAGAGTACGGAGCGGACCTACCACGGTTCTACTCGATGAGGGTCGCACCGGCATGGGAGCAGACAAAGTACGATGAAACCGAGATAAGACAGGAGATCTACCGGTTGTTCAGCGTCTACTGGAACACGGTAAACTTCCTGACAGGACACGGACTCGAGGTAAACGAAGAGCCGGAAAGCCTCGAAATCGAGGATAGATGGATGCTTTCCCGAATCGAAAGTATAACAGAAGAAGCACAGGAACGAATGGAAAACTGTGTTTTCCACAAGCAGGCCAGAGAACTCGAAGAGTTCGTCTTGGATGATCTATCCCGCTGGTACGTAAAGAAGGTCCGTCAACGCGTCAAAAACGGAGACCGAGCGGCTTCATGGACCTTGAGACAGGTACTTGAGAAGGTTAACAAACTGTTCGCGCCTTTGACGCCGTTCATCTCCGAGAAAGTCTACCAGGAACTAGAAGGTGAGAAATTATCGGTTCACATGGAAAGCTTCCCGGAAGCCGACCAAGAGCTGATAGATGAATCGCTTGAGGTTGGAATGGATCTGGCCCGTGAAGTTGTAGAGGAATCGAACAAGATCAGGGACAAAAACGAGTACAACCTTCGATGGCCGGCCAAGAAACTCACGGTCTCGACAGGTAAAAGAGAGGATTTAGAGCGGTTCGTTCCGCTGATCAAGGAGATGGCGAATGTCAAAGCCGTGGAGTTCGGAGACGTAGAATCACGAATAACGGCTTCTCCTGATTACTCGTCTCTCGGACCGAAGTTCGGTGGAGATGCCGATAAGGTCGCAGGGCTGATCGAGGACATGGAAAACGAACAGGTAAACCAGTTGAACTCGACAGGAACTATTATCTTGGACGATTACGAGATATCCGAAGAAGACGTAGAGTTCGAGAGCCATACCGTCGGCGATGTCAATCAAAGGTCTTTTTCGGCAGGAGAAGTATTCCTGGATCTCGAGGTAACACCGGAGATCGAACAGGAAGCGTTTGTATCGGAGGTAATCCGTGCTATCCAGCAGAAAAGAAAGGAGGCTGGACTCGAGATGGAGGATGCCGTTGAAATCTCGTTCGAAGGCGACTACGAGCCTGTCAAGGAACACGAGGATTCGCTGAAGGAAAGAGTCAAGATCGAGTCCGTAGAGTACGGATCAGCCGACAAGGAATTCCAACAAGAGGTAAACTTCGAGGATGAAAGACTTTCCGAGCCGAGAACCCTAAAGTTCTCGTTCTCAAAACCAGTGGCTTAAAACCGTTGGAGACGTGAAGGAGAACATGGAATCCGAAAGCTTAGAACCAGCAGTAGAGTACTTGAAAAACATAGATGAAGACGATCAAGTGGCGATAATCCATCACTGGGACATGGATGGAACCTCTTCCTCGGTTATCATCTCGAAGATTCTCGAGAAACTGAGAGGCTGTCCCGCCGATGAAGTCACAATCCCGGCGAAAAGAGCCTACCATTTAAGCGATGAAGACCGCCAGATGCTCGAGGACAAGACAAAGATACTAATCTTAGATTTCAACCTCGCAGCAGACGAACTGGAAGATCTTAACGAAAACTACGGGGACGTATTGGTTGTAGACCACCACAACTTCGATAGAGTGCCTGACGTACCGTTCGTTAACCCGAGAGAAGCCGATGCCGATGCCTACGTGCCTTGTAGTAAGATTTGTCTGGATATCGCCTCGAACTTCGGCCTGGAAGATGATCTGCGATGGATCGCAGGCCTTGGGGTCATACAGGACTTCGGAGTCAGCTCATGTAAAGACCTTTTCGAAGACCTCGAAGAGGACTACGAGGCATACCTTCCTGAGACCCTTGAACAGCAGGAGTTGGCTAAAAACTGTGAGTACGGCCGTTACTCAAGTGTTTTGAACATCAAGCCGTACAGGGACTCGGCGCACTTCGCAAAGCTTGCCTACCAGGCATTGATGAGTTCAAACGATCTCAAGGAGCTTGAAGCACAGGAAGCATACAGGAAAATTTATGAGGTCTACCTGGAGATGCAAGACGAGTTCAACATCGCTGTAGAGGACTACGATGAGGACCGTGAGATCGATCGCCAGAAAATGGTGATCTTCTTCGAGCTTGAAAGCGACTTCCATATCACTTCAAGCATTGCGACCAACATGTCCGCGAAGACACCTGAATGGATCCATCTAGTTGTTCAACGCGGCGAGGAAATCAATGTATCGGCTCGATGCCAGTCAGGACGCGTAGATCTCGGCGAACTGATGCAGGAAGCTCTTCCCGAGGAATCATTGGAGGATGGAGCAGAAGCCGGCGGTCATCGGAAAGCAGCAGGAGCCTCAATGCAGCCAGAGTACTACGAGGAGTTCAAGGACAACTTCAAGCACCTGATCTAAACGTAAGCTGTTTAAACCCAGCGCGGGTAAGTTGTAGATATGAACAAAGACGCAGCTGACAAGCAGAAAGAGAAGGCAAAGGAAATGCTAGGAATTGACGACGAACGCGCAAAGGAAATCTTCAAAGAGCAGCCAGACCGCAAGCAGCAGAAAAAGAAAGAGATCGAAGAGAAAAGAAAGGAGCTAGACGGGAAATAAAGCTCCTATCCTTTAACCTTTCACGTCCAATTCTGAGACCATTTCATTCGCGCATTAGGTACCATAATCTGACTTCTGAGACTTATTCTTCTCTTCCTTGATCTCTTGAAGGGCTTCAGCTTTCAATTTGTTCTTAATTTTCTGACTTCTGAGACGGAGGTGAATGAGAAGATGGTACATAGATACGTGACTTTCAATTTGTTCTTAATTTTCTGACTTCTGAGACGGTTCAAGACGTTTCTTACAGCAATATTTACAGACGCCTTTCAATTTGTTCTTAATTTTCTGACTTCTGAGACAATATCCCAGAAAACATCGTAACCCTCGTTGACCTCTTTCAATTTGTTCTTAATTTTCTGACTTCTGAGACCCGGTGATTTAGAGAATCGTTCCTTAAATCAAAATTCTCTTTCAATTTGTTCTTAATTTTCTGACTTCTGAGACCAGCTAGAATGATGATGCTATAGGCAAGGATCTTTCCTTTCAATTTGTTCTTAATTTTCTGACTTCTGAGACTCAGCGGTAATAGTTAAAGCGTTAGCTTCAAATGAACTTTCAATTTGTTCTTAATTTTCTGACTTCTGAGACGGGAATGTGGGAACTGGAAATCTACATGACCTTCGCCTTTCAATTTGTTCTTAATTTTCTGACTTCTGAGACCCTAATGAACTACTAGGCGGAACATTCGGCATACTTTCTTTCAATTTGTTCTTAATTTTCTGACTTCTGAGACGAATCGGCCTGTTTCCTGTGATACCTGCCAGGCTTAACTTTCAATTTGTTCTTAATTTTCTGACTTCTGAGACTCCACTTAATATTGTCTTCCGAGCCATACTGCATTCTTTCAATTTGTTCTTAATTTTCTGACTTCTGAGACCCGGCATAATAATCGGCCAGAAGAAGCATTACTACCTTTCAATTTGTTCTTAATTTTCTGACTTCTGAGACTATGCTTTATATTCGAGTTCTGAGAATTGAAACTTGCTTTCAATTTGTTCTTAATTTTCTGACTTCTGAGACCTGACGTAACCCTCTACGATCAGAACGATACAAGCCTAGCTTTCAATTTGTTCTTAATTTTCTGACTTCTGAGACCTCTGGTTGGTTACAATTACGTTGCCGTCCTCTCGCTTTCAATTTGTTCTTAATTTTCTGACTTCTGAGACACTCTTGAGATAAAGGATCAAAATGTATTCGGAGACTTTCAATTTGTTCTTAATTTTCTGACTTCTGAGACAGAACGGGTTTCACCGCAGTACAGACGCTCAGCCGCCTTTCAATTTGTTCTTAATTTTCTGACTTCTGAGACTTCAAGACGTCTTGAAGGAACTGTCAAAGATTCAAACGCTTTCAATTTGTTCTTAATTTTCTGACTTCTGAGACTTCATACACTTCCGATGTATTCGTGTCAGTAAATCTCTTTCAATTTGTTCTTAATTTTCTGACTTCTGAGACTCTCTTGAGACATTCCATTCAGATTTAGCAAGATCAGACTTTCAATTTGTTCTTAATTTTCTGACTTCTGAGACACCGTTGAAACTGACGGTGTAGTCCGGATCTACCGTCTTTCAATTTGTTCTTAATTTTCTGACTTCTGAGACGCTTTTGATCTCGCGGTTTTGACTTTTCAATCTGTCCTTTCAATTTGTTCTTAATTTTCTGACTTCTGAGACAGAGTGTTGAACGAACTGATTAAAGATGCGGCTATCTTTCAATTTGTTCTTAATTTTCTGACTTCTGAGACCTCGCCTTTGATTTGATTGGTGAGTCCACTAGTGATGACTTTCAATTTGTTCTTAATTTTCTGACTTCTGAGACCGATAATTATGCCTACTATACATCTCGTACCACAGGCTTTCAATTTGTTCTTAATTTTCTGACTTCTGAGACTTGAGGCCACGGCTTACGACAGCCAAGGGAACCCTTCACTTTCAATTTGTTCTTAATTTTCTGACTTCTGAGACCTGAGAGAATACCAACTACCAGACCTATAAGCAAAGACTTTCAATTTGTTCTTAATTTTCTGACTTCTGAGACCAGTCCGCATCCCCCAGACAAGCCTATTGATGCGACTTTCAATTTGTTCTTAATTTTCTGACTTCTGAGACCCCCGGGTTCTGGGTCGATACGTCCACGATCTCCGGGCTTTCAATTTGTTCTTAATTTTCTGACTTCTGAGACTGCCTATATCGGATTCATTGATGCTTTTGATCGTAGCTTTCAATTTGTTCTTAATTTTCTGACTTCTGAGACGCTACCCCCCATCGTATGTAGTCCATGCTGCTTGGACTTTCAATTTGTTCTTAATTTTCTGACTTCTGAGACATTTCAGTCAGATGAAGAAGGCTGGACAAATCCAGGACTTTCAATTTGTTCTTAATTTTCTGACTTCTGAGACCGGTGGTTGATATAGTGTTATATTGGTTATTAACGTTTTTGAGTTCTTGATTTTGGATTTCTTTTTCGTGGAGAGGGGTTGTACAGTTGACTTTTATAGGTCGGTTAAACTACTGTTGATTGTTCGTCGTCTGTGGTCTTGCCAATTTCTTCGATGTTGTCGACGTTGGTAGGTGTGAGTGGATATATTCGGATATGTTCTTCGCTGGAGATTATTTCTTTCAGCTTGTGTTTGAGTTCGGTGTACTGTGTTTTAGATAGGTCGACTTCGAAGGCGGAGTACTGTTTCCAGGCACCGTAGCTTTTCAGTGCTTTACGGGTTTCTTTGCGGGATTTGTCGTCGCTGATGTCGTAGATTATGATGTATCTCATTTTTGGTCTTGTATCCGGGGTTTTAGCTGGTTTAGAAGCTCTTGGTAGAGTTGTCTTATGTTTTTGGCTTCTTCTGTGGTTGCGATTTCTCCTCTGTAGGATATGTCGTTTCTTAGCTTACGGTATCGGTTTAAAGTGTTTGCGTTTACAAGGTCTATTTCTAGTTTGTCTATGGCGTAGGCGATGATTGCTTCGTGGCTGTAGGGTTTGAATCCTTCGGCGGCCATAAGGCTTTGTACAAGCATCTTACATGATTCGTATACGTTTTCCAGGTAATCGGTTGCGGTCTCGTCTTCTATACCCAGTCTTTCCATGGTCTCAAATTTTGATTCAGAACGTCTTAGGAGGTTGGATGCCTGAGCAGGGTCTTTTC
This genomic window contains:
- a CDS encoding HAD family hydrolase, translated to MKYDAVIFDKDGVLIDSMEDGFAWADRLRQKLMRERGIELTAEDLKDIILAQKPSDLNRMLQNHGLTWEDLQSLERKVAERKIQRLKDGEISLYPAAEKVLDQIDQPKAVVSNAPLMTTEFVVQYYNLDHHFETVLSPTTDDMKEYVKRKKPNPEMVREAIEKMEADNPLMVGDTSDDMEVAENAGIDCCLVNPYKPYVNHDPEYRFDSLEGLLEVPGLS
- a CDS encoding HAD family hydrolase; this encodes MKYESVVFDMDGVILNYEGDNMSWQYDAARRVLERNGVDASGLSRKKLKEFLGVEGVKKCVDACNDFGVDAETIWTGMAEETSKERAKRIKTEEFVLFDDVREVIENLHEQEVKLGIISNAPEMAIKETIEYFDLKKYFDFYRGIEDFEDLSDKKPHPDHLNFARAELKRDPFLYIGDHESDVEAAIAAEMDSYWVNRHDWSIEAEPTYERQTLKDVPGIVLSE
- a CDS encoding DUF1405 domain-containing protein yields the protein MKAPSELFFKLREYVLTTRLWILLVAVNLVGTAYGFYFYGDQLRETSVLLWIFVADSPLSTLGIAAAVTLRKIGRQNKYVDAYAFLANLKYGLWTAIVLLIYFRGFTSINSTGMYLFLFFSHLGMAVQAFLIEDIDLKALAGVGGFFIVNDFFDYVFGVHPFIPSDNIVYAGLTAVSLTLIGLLVAWKNKDGK
- a CDS encoding TRAM domain-containing protein, which gives rise to MTDDFEDDFEQDFEDDFEDETQDEVEFDEEDGFEEEDGFDDEPQQESDDFEDNSDDSGDDNDYDKPVEEGETVELEIEDLGSKGDGIARVEGFVVFVPGGEVGEKYDVEITSVGRKFAFGEIEE
- a CDS encoding HIT family protein, with the translated sequence MPQQGGQCPFCQLIQNPDQLMLVGESENFYAWLEVNPRAKGHSMIVPKEHKENVLEFSSKEWTEAFNLTREVVEKAKKGIGADGASITVNIEEAGGQMLPHAYIQVFPRFQGEETAGTPTGAIFPQRDELQQQLDSIASDMNSASVDIGGGEEIEAHPESQRFKDPEPEPEPDDSEDEEQEAEEPETEQKVVEKEIEVKDAGELSEDELVQELINRHGSREGFVSSETFEQIISGTGFSLKKSSNYEKKSFDWI
- the ileS gene encoding isoleucine--tRNA ligase, whose translation is MTEYNPQQLEENVKQFWEENDVKQKVRNSTEGNDPFYLVDGPPYLNGAPHVGHMQGKVLKDVMLRFKQMQGFDVWDQAGFDTHGLPNELATEEELGVEDKNEIGKSISAAEFIEKCKERATSAQDLWKGVMGDLAIWQDFEDPYMTYDPEYIESEWWLVSQVEEQDLLYKDLKPIHWCPRCQTSLSGYEVTDAYKDVEDLAVYVKFPLAGREEKVVIWTTTPWTIPANMAVFVHPNIRYARVELNGEKLIIAEELVGEVLGKAGYSAEDYEILDTMVGSDLESMKYEHPMVEEAPKQKELDEENNVHRIHTSDSLVTLEDGTGLVHAATGHGQEDFEETRHLDIPIFSPVDREGKYTEEVEAYEGEYVHDVNEKIRDRLDEKGLLLNSEGFQHEYPHCWRCKTKLVYRAAEQWFIENNEVKERMLEENKDVDWIPDEIKKRFSNFVEDSPDWCISRQNYWGVPVPIWECSECGDYEVIGSFEQLEEKAGGLPEDFDPHKHHVDPITWSCECGGEKQRVEDILDVWFDSGSAPFASLHYPFDEEPFESMFPMDFITEASDQIRGWFYSLMFCGILGFDEVPYEKVLFQAHVLDEKGKKMSKSVGNVVDPVEQIEEYGADLPRFYSMRVAPAWEQTKYDETEIRQEIYRLFSVYWNTVNFLTGHGLEVNEEPESLEIEDRWMLSRIESITEEAQERMENCVFHKQARELEEFVLDDLSRWYVKKVRQRVKNGDRAASWTLRQVLEKVNKLFAPLTPFISEKVYQELEGEKLSVHMESFPEADQELIDESLEVGMDLAREVVEESNKIRDKNEYNLRWPAKKLTVSTGKREDLERFVPLIKEMANVKAVEFGDVESRITASPDYSSLGPKFGGDADKVAGLIEDMENEQVNQLNSTGTIILDDYEISEEDVEFESHTVGDVNQRSFSAGEVFLDLEVTPEIEQEAFVSEVIRAIQQKRKEAGLEMEDAVEISFEGDYEPVKEHEDSLKERVKIESVEYGSADKEFQQEVNFEDERLSEPRTLKFSFSKPVA
- a CDS encoding DHH family phosphoesterase produces the protein MESESLEPAVEYLKNIDEDDQVAIIHHWDMDGTSSSVIISKILEKLRGCPADEVTIPAKRAYHLSDEDRQMLEDKTKILILDFNLAADELEDLNENYGDVLVVDHHNFDRVPDVPFVNPREADADAYVPCSKICLDIASNFGLEDDLRWIAGLGVIQDFGVSSCKDLFEDLEEDYEAYLPETLEQQELAKNCEYGRYSSVLNIKPYRDSAHFAKLAYQALMSSNDLKELEAQEAYRKIYEVYLEMQDEFNIAVEDYDEDREIDRQKMVIFFELESDFHITSSIATNMSAKTPEWIHLVVQRGEEINVSARCQSGRVDLGELMQEALPEESLEDGAEAGGHRKAAGASMQPEYYEEFKDNFKHLI
- the cas2 gene encoding CRISPR-associated endonuclease Cas2, with the protein product MRYIIIYDISDDKSRKETRKALKSYGAWKQYSAFEVDLSKTQYTELKHKLKEIISSEEHIRIYPLTPTNVDNIEEIGKTTDDEQSTVV